Proteins found in one Nitratiruptor sp. SB155-2 genomic segment:
- the nuoN gene encoding NADH-quinone oxidoreductase subunit NuoN, with protein MMEPIKVSLESLNLATLFPMLIAIAGGLAILIVDLVKENLHKSLYVMLCILFLALDLGAIVGLQINTRGFFDVMLVDGIAIISQIIIVVASMLFIPLALTSKRFHEFSLPEFFALFLFMVAGFQFMVATDNLILIFIGLETASLSLYTLIALHNREKSFEAAIKYFTMGALAAGFYAFGAALFYGLSGSVEIYKIAEVLADRGYEPLWVVLLATSFMIAALGFKLSMVPFHTWTPDVYEGASAALAGYMSVVPKIAGFVVAMRLFEFLIHSDITWVRDILYLAVVVTMTFANIVALVQHDVKRMLAYSSISHAGFVMAAIMIGTTQANSALFLYWIMFLFTNLGAFTMLWISRHKSNIWHDRFDHPYEKFSGLVQIMPVAATIMAIFMLSLAGVPPFSLFWGKLYVMSAAVNSGYIVLALIMALNSAISAYYYLKLIVYMFMREPINDKQTVYFKNASLSLKTIVGISAVLTIFSFIFVSPLLGFITNYVSISGF; from the coding sequence ATAATGGAGCCTATTAAAGTAAGTTTAGAATCACTCAATCTTGCCACCCTTTTCCCAATGCTAATAGCCATTGCTGGTGGTTTGGCGATACTCATTGTAGATTTGGTTAAAGAGAATCTGCATAAATCTTTATATGTAATGTTATGCATCCTTTTTCTTGCACTTGATCTTGGTGCTATTGTAGGTCTACAGATAAATACACGGGGCTTTTTTGATGTAATGCTCGTAGATGGTATTGCTATCATTTCACAAATCATCATCGTCGTTGCTTCTATGCTATTTATCCCGTTGGCGCTTACATCTAAACGGTTTCATGAATTTAGTCTGCCTGAATTTTTCGCACTTTTTCTTTTCATGGTAGCAGGTTTTCAGTTTATGGTCGCAACGGATAATCTGATATTGATATTCATAGGTCTTGAGACTGCAAGTCTATCTCTATACACACTCATAGCTTTACATAACCGGGAAAAATCGTTTGAAGCTGCTATCAAATATTTTACAATGGGTGCTTTAGCAGCCGGTTTTTATGCATTTGGTGCGGCACTCTTCTATGGTCTGAGTGGAAGTGTTGAGATATATAAAATTGCCGAAGTACTTGCGGATAGAGGCTATGAACCGCTATGGGTTGTCCTGCTTGCGACATCATTTATGATAGCTGCACTCGGTTTTAAACTCTCTATGGTACCTTTTCATACCTGGACACCAGATGTGTATGAGGGTGCAAGTGCAGCACTTGCTGGATATATGTCTGTCGTGCCAAAAATAGCAGGCTTTGTCGTTGCCATGAGACTTTTTGAATTCTTAATCCACAGCGACATTACATGGGTGAGAGACATTCTCTATCTAGCCGTTGTGGTTACGATGACCTTTGCCAATATCGTTGCTCTTGTGCAGCATGATGTGAAAAGAATGCTGGCTTACAGCTCCATTAGCCATGCCGGATTTGTAATGGCAGCGATTATGATAGGTACCACACAGGCAAACAGTGCACTTTTTCTTTATTGGATCATGTTCTTGTTCACTAACTTGGGTGCTTTTACAATGCTATGGATTTCAAGACACAAATCCAATATATGGCATGATCGATTTGACCACCCTTATGAAAAATTTTCCGGTCTTGTACAGATTATGCCTGTAGCTGCAACAATCATGGCGATCTTTATGCTCAGTCTTGCGGGAGTCCCTCCATTCAGTCTCTTTTGGGGAAAACTGTACGTTATGAGTGCAGCAGTTAATTCTGGATATATCGTTCTTGCTCTCATTATGGCCCTCAATAGTGCGATAAGTGCATACTACTATCTTAAACTTATTGTCTATATGTTCATGAGAGAGCCAATCAATGACAAGCAGACAGTCTATTTTAAAAATGCATCTTTGTCACTCAAAACGATAGTGGGAATTTCTGCTGTTTTGACTATTTTCTCATTTATTTTTGTATCGCCACTTCTTGGCTTCATCACCAATTACGTAAGCATCAGCGGATTTTAA
- the miaA gene encoding tRNA (adenosine(37)-N6)-dimethylallyltransferase MiaA, with protein MKEIAIIGPTASGKSDIAVDIASKCNAYILSVDSLSVYKEIDIVSAKPSKEELRQIKHFGIDVTYPNEHFSVERFLHLYQEAKEQCKEHQKNLIIVGGSSFYLKTLITGISPFPKFSHTVQKKVSKILCDVDEAYRLLQKIDPTFAMKITDKDRYRIEKGLLLYFQTGLAPSDYFQKNPPRSINENIQIYEIAIDRKTLRKRIEDRTKRMIQKGLIEEICTLEKKYTREPNAMKAIGIKETIHYLDGKIKNIKDLEHAISTHTAQLAKRQQTFNKTQFKNKIALTYDELKKKILQAMAD; from the coding sequence ATGAAAGAAATAGCAATTATAGGCCCTACAGCCAGTGGGAAAAGCGATATAGCCGTTGACATTGCGAGCAAATGCAATGCGTATATTCTTTCCGTTGATAGCCTCAGTGTATACAAAGAGATAGATATTGTGTCGGCTAAACCTTCAAAAGAGGAGTTACGGCAAATCAAACATTTTGGTATCGATGTAACCTATCCAAATGAACATTTCAGTGTGGAGCGATTTCTTCATCTTTATCAAGAAGCAAAAGAGCAGTGTAAAGAACATCAAAAAAATCTCATTATTGTAGGGGGAAGCAGTTTCTACCTCAAAACACTAATCACGGGAATCTCGCCATTTCCAAAGTTTTCACACACTGTTCAAAAAAAAGTATCGAAAATCCTCTGTGATGTAGACGAAGCATACAGGCTGCTACAAAAAATCGATCCTACTTTTGCAATGAAAATAACAGATAAAGACCGCTACAGAATAGAAAAAGGCTTGCTGCTCTATTTCCAAACAGGCTTGGCACCTAGCGACTATTTTCAAAAAAATCCTCCAAGATCTATCAATGAAAATATACAAATTTATGAAATAGCGATTGATAGGAAAACATTGAGAAAAAGAATAGAAGACAGAACAAAGAGGATGATACAAAAAGGGCTCATTGAAGAGATTTGCACACTTGAAAAAAAATATACCAGAGAGCCCAATGCTATGAAGGCTATAGGAATCAAAGAGACAATACACTATTTAGATGGGAAAATCAAAAATATCAAAGATCTAGAACATGCAATCTCAACACATACCGCACAGCTTGCTAAAAGACAACAAACATTCAACAAAACACAGTTTAAAAACAAAATTGCATTAACGTATGATGAACTAAAAAAGAAGATTTTGCAAGCAATGGCGGATTAA
- the mqnP gene encoding menaquinone biosynthesis prenyltransferase MqnP — protein MGKIAKLLHDFNEFVMFKHTIFSLPFIFVAMVVAANGWFGWRLFILGIIAAASARNFAMGVNRYLDRDIDRLNPRTATRPSVDGRIKEEWQLAFIILNAIVFVATAYMINWLAFALSIPILLVLGGYSYFKRFSELAHLILGLSLGLAPIAGVVAVEAKITLWSVFLALGVMFWVAGFDLLYSLQDMEFDKKMGLYSIPSRYGHTCTLFLAKLFHALTILFWFFFVIEAHLGFFAYLAVIVSAVMLWYEHRIVAKDFSKIDRAFFTVNGYLGIVFFVLIVLDIWLE, from the coding sequence ATGGGAAAGATTGCAAAACTGTTACACGATTTCAATGAATTTGTGATGTTCAAACACACCATTTTTAGTCTTCCTTTTATTTTTGTAGCGATGGTCGTTGCAGCGAATGGTTGGTTTGGATGGAGACTTTTCATCTTGGGCATAATCGCTGCAGCAAGTGCAAGAAATTTCGCTATGGGCGTGAACAGATATCTTGATAGAGATATTGACAGGCTCAATCCAAGAACCGCTACACGTCCGAGTGTAGATGGTCGGATCAAAGAGGAGTGGCAACTTGCTTTTATCATTCTCAATGCGATTGTATTTGTCGCCACTGCCTATATGATCAATTGGTTGGCTTTTGCTTTATCTATTCCCATTCTCCTTGTTCTTGGGGGGTATAGTTATTTTAAACGGTTTAGCGAGCTTGCACATCTGATTTTGGGCCTCTCATTGGGGCTTGCTCCTATAGCTGGTGTGGTAGCAGTAGAAGCGAAGATAACGCTATGGAGTGTTTTTTTGGCTTTGGGTGTTATGTTTTGGGTAGCGGGTTTTGATCTGCTATATTCTTTACAAGATATGGAATTTGATAAGAAAATGGGTCTTTATTCTATTCCGTCTCGCTATGGTCATACATGTACGCTCTTTTTGGCAAAACTCTTTCATGCTTTAACGATACTCTTTTGGTTTTTCTTTGTCATCGAAGCACATCTTGGCTTTTTTGCATATCTGGCTGTGATAGTTTCAGCAGTGATGTTATGGTATGAACATAGAATCGTGGCGAAAGATTTTTCGAAAATCGACAGAGCTTTTTTTACTGTCAATGGCTATTTAGGAATCGTTTTTTTCGTTTTGATCGTTCTTGATATTTGGTTGGAGTAA